From Sceloporus undulatus isolate JIND9_A2432 ecotype Alabama chromosome 6, SceUnd_v1.1, whole genome shotgun sequence, one genomic window encodes:
- the SPG11 gene encoding spatacsin isoform X2 produces MMAEAVRVLLLPPPPLGGPGPGRAKLSRGGPEALLGVLAAEGLRLEGPLRRGKEGDGAPRLLGGQWADFLWESADGEGPAAQGLRLLALSKTQGLGLYAVTLEAGRCNAALLGTMDADGMKKALLASKEIRLASLSSLKLLSFTNGKALLLLNNFILVHLAFPAGELEAVMLKDCFVLNLSPQASERIADVTVCRDILFLLDESGWIYFFDATDGTYLAYVSVSLYLAEGQEEKDADILPRLTQLNVSYDLSVAVIANCCNCVASVDLHLYFKQYPDHLLCKRNFDSLPTDQWKGADEDDLRSSEHSMKHVQHAFRTDRSWKAHLSSLHDTTERLYSPYLLPDGPFPWYQHLLHLEHPDCRTHEISETSLLQDVAYILSDSRGKGNTSRSKKDRQWKSIHSGDSEDSVKLECKSVTGFSALFTISSECKGLSIVLWDLETQEMAHSHVGENSFFVECNKREEQLCVILSESGLSLFLFGLTQEEFLNRLIIHGNAGTVDSLCRLNGWGRCSIPIHALEAGLENRQLDTVNFFLKNKENIFSLSSSCSLQDMKELRPALDLLCLAIQESDLEAQSKHFSEQLLNLTLSFLNKQLCEIFTHREELDENLDRCVDILTSYITRLRMFMIKFPLKSPSAGNLPCDLEEDVPAIEESHIWEELDTERIVAEAILNNKLPEAQTFFRLTHNSAQHLKELIQIGLDLVYKTLLKDDIKEASRLLRNMGFNVKEQLHRICFYVSDQHVRDYLVDRLQEENCFSETEKEIIDFVHRVENVYSGAIQENGESTGQSRYWKKEQDLSTHIATLGALLNRDEDKKQRVLLNWAQWWDQLMQEMILLPKQSDEDLKSCNPEVLWMYLTSWHDWANISSWITDSQQQDGSMKWPQLTIETINQSTLCSRYMRNEILDNLARNGTFIPAELDNFECLLQRLTLVGGVMQNPHPVPRYTTSGGLDFHSCFVLYCLEHGLDHLLYTYLDYYSLFSSNCPILNDKALHEAHPWFEFLVYCRSIASSPGDANLIFQASLANAQILIPSNQASVSTMLLEGRTLLALATTMYTSGGIDQVVRNGDRGEKVDTQLFRMALAPYPKLRAALFPQCTLHGLLPPDISLYHLLQSLVPFDPAKLFGWQSTNALAIPDICSDLPHFSCPTLVNKYAIVERLDFSYYLRHKRPSFAFGTFIVQQLVKSKTPKQLIQQAGTEAYSLALSSFYVPSVAAACVCFLELLGLDSLKLRVDVKAANVILSFMSRREEPQHNSIRQSLVEKLTELASGQKTAAEELLLCLEEAVWDKIEHQDTEKTSSDARKQWSLVVQFCRLHNIKLSPSYLKVCARSNKWLQFIIEAQMYSYQLSEVIPILRDFPCPLQDHMRLALETLQTSDCSQLENQGSSSNPLKWEPKSNTDELFYILLQCQKQPHPWRYLLGEAVKHHVPVLSTLAACFQDAPIIHCLCVWIITSLDSSTMAEVTNLIEGSLETHEWHLMDLATLWQTLLRRQKSRTLLLGFQFFLKDSPLKMMLDVYELCMDYKNYSEASTKLLAFQDSLSKLQGTLELPDPTLPLPWMELQASFLLELMLQQCRTEYELGKLLQLFADTDTLLPHGPEMKKLSALTRILKGSPVSVDRALLSNYTPENFQKECRRILGQLQERNSFSVARSVAELAELPVDNVVIQEVLQNIRHLKQIGHWPQKRTRIEFWKKCHENYVRNAISKQAASDFFLAQAESVSEPAGGEKTCSLLERQLLLTLAGHWLAKSDPVPLSELERIEKEIWLCCITQQALSQSTVQAPHTFTHQISVTGELSFDSLAREFSFSKLAALNVPEYLRLEGLPHPDASPDPLLGAEVESLSCLIGRLLDEGSVHEASRVSRYFNFYSRDVSLVLHCRALASEEAPQSWFHPEIQAILATQEKGGSKEEEKKKDGEEVPQKNRLQSTSSLEGWSFVGVSCANSEIVGGLQALTAQCVHGRNYCRQVLCLYELSKELGCSFSEISAHDPEKLLRVILSSQQPDRCKRAQAFISTQGLGPENVAELVADEVMRELLAPSHRKDGQKQVLNPAEESEAFLQLAKLCPDRILVGMKLLDKIASVPPGELACTTELLILAHNCFSLTCHMEGITRVLQAARLLTDEHLAPSEEYGLVVRLLTGIGRYNEMTYIFDLLHEKHYFEVLMRKKLDPSGTLKTALLDYIKRCRPGDSEKHNMIALCFSMCREIGENHEAAAHIQLKLIESQPWEECLQNVPGLKKLLMKALTLFIDAAESYSKDFCVRQSLRCNRLTKLITLQLHFLNTNQSTKLINLSRRSLLECLMSLPRFYQAAIVAEAYDFVPDWAEVLYQQVIVKGDFNYLEEYKQRGLLKASIIEEIARKLKQHPSSEPALRNLKKLLTYCDDIYVYYKLAYDNQFYDVVNMLLKDAQTGCCLNDLLAN; encoded by the exons ATGATGGCGGAGGCCGTGAGggtcctgctgctgccgccgccgcccctCGGAGGCCCCGGCCCTGGTCGGGCCAAGCTCAGCCGCGGAGGCCCCGAGGCCCTGCTGGGGGTCTTGGCGGCGGAGGGGCTGCGCCTGGAGGGCCCCCTTCGTCGGGGGAAGGAAGGCGACGGAGCCCCGAGGCTCCTGGGCGGACAATGGGCAGA CTTCCTCTGGGAGAGCGCAGACGGCGAAGGGCCCGCGGCCCAGGGCCTCCGACTGCTTGCTCTCAGCAAGACCCAGGGCCTTGGTCTCTATGCAGTGACTCTGGAGGCTGGAAGGTGCAATGCGGCGCTTCTGGGGACGATGGACGCAGACGGCATGAAGAAGGCGCtgctggcttccaaggagatcc GTTTAGCTTCACTCTCCTCTTTGAAGCTGCTGTCATTTACAAATGGCAAGGCTTTGTTGCTGCTCAACAACTTTATTCTTGTACATCTCGCTTTCCCCGCCGGAGAACTGGAGGCAGTGATGCTGAAGGACTGCTTTGTTCTCAATCTGTCACCGCAAGCGTCAGAAAGGATAGCAGATGTGACCGTCTGCAGAGACATCCTCTTCTTGTTAGATGAGTCTGGATGGATAT ATTTTTTTGATGCGACAGATGGAACATACCTGGCCTATGTCAGTGTTTCCCTCTACCTAGCAGAAGGACAAGAAGAAAAGGATGCAGACATCCTGCCCCGTCTTACACAGTTAAATGTATCGTATGACCTTAGCGTGGCTGTGATTGCCAATTGCTGCAATTGCGTTGCTTCTGTCGACCTTCATTTATACTTCAA ACAATATCCTGACCACTTACTTTGCAAGAGAAATTTTGACAGCCTTCCCACAGATCAATGGAAAGGAGCAGATGAGGATGACCTCAGAAGTTCAGAGCACAGCATGAAACATGTGCAGCATGCATTCCGAACAGACAG gTCCTGGAAGGCACACTTGTCGTCTTTGCATGACACAACCGAAAGGCTTTATTCTCCATACTTGTTACCTGATGGTCCCTTTCCTTGGTATCAGCATCTTCTCCACCTAGAGCACCCTGACTGTAGGACTCATGAGATTTCTGAGACCTCCCTTCTTCAAGACGTGGCTTACATTCTTTCGGATTCAAGAGGGAAGGGAAACACGAGCAGAAGCAAAAAGGATAGACAGTGGAAGAGCATACATTCAGGCGACTCAGAAGACTCAGTGAAACTTGAGTGCAAATCAGTGACAGGCTTTAGTGCATTATTCACTATCTCCAGTGAGTGCAAAGGACTTAGTATTGTGCTGTGGGATTTGGAGACTCAGGAAATGGCGCATTCTCATGTGGGggaaaattccttttttgtggaATGTAACAAGAGAGAGGAGCAATTGTGTGTCATCCTTTCAG AGTCTGGTCTCTCCTTGTTCTTGTTTGGCTTGACTCAAGAGGAATTCTTGAACAGACTGATAATCCATGGAAATGCTGGCACTGTGGATTCTCTTTGTCGACTCAATGGATGGGGAAGATGCTCAATTCCCATCCATGCCTTGGAG GCAGGTTTAGAGAACCGTCAACTGGACACTgtcaacttctttttaaaaaacaaggagAATATTTTCAGTCTTTCTTCGTCTTGCTCATTGCAAG ACATGAAAGAGTTGAGGCCAGCTTTGGACCTGCTGTGTCTGGCAATCCAAGAAAGTGATTTGGAAGCGCAGAGCAAGCATTTCTCTGAGCAGCTGCTAAATCTCACCCTGTCTTTCCTGAACAAGCAACTCTGTGAAATTTTTACACATAGAGAAG AGCTGGATGAAAATCTGGACAGATGTGTTGATATTTTAACCAGCTACATCACCAGACTCAGGATGTTTATGATAAAGTTCCCGCTTAAGTCACCCAGTGCTGGAAACCTGCCCTGTGATCTAGAAGAAGATGTGCCTGCAATAGAAGAAAGCCACATCTGGGAAGAGTTAGATACAGAG AGGATTGTTGCTGAAGCCATTTTAAACAACAAGTTGCCAGAGGCTCAGACTTTTTTCCGTCTGACTCACAACTCTGCCCAGCATCTCAAGGAGCTGATTCAAATAGGGCTGGATCTGGTTTACAAAACCCTGTTGAAAGATGACATAAAAGAAGCCTCCAGACTCTTAAGGAACATG ggCTTCAATGTCAAGGAGCAACTGCACAGGATATGTTTCTATGTGAGTGACCAGCATGTCCGGGACTACTTG GTGGACAGGCTGCAAGAGGAAAACTGTTTTTCTGAAACTGAGAAGGAAATCATAGACTTTGTGCATCGGGTGGAAAATGTTTATTCGGGAGCCATTCAGGAGAATGGAGAGAGTACAGGCCAGTCCAG gTACTGGAAGAAAGAACAAGACCTTTCTACCCACATTGCCACTTTGGGTGCACTTTTGAATCGTGATGAAGACAAGAAGCAGAGAGTTCTCTTAAACTGGGCTCAATGGTGGGATCAGCTTATGCAAGAAATGATTCTCCTGCCTAAACAATCTGATGAAG ACCTGAAGTCATGTAATCCAGAGGTTCTGTGGATGTATCTGACATCTTGGCATGACTGGGCAAATATTAGTTCATGGATTACAGATTCTCAGCAACAAGACGGCAGCATGAAATGGCCCCAACTAACTATAGAGACCATAAATCAGAGTACGTTGTGCAGCCGTTACATGCGAAATGAAATCTTGGATAACCTGGCCAG GAATGGGACTTTCATACCAGCCGAGCTGGACAATTTTGAATGCCTTCTCCAAAGACTGACTCTTGTTGGAGGAGTGATGCAGAATCCTCATCCTGTTCCAAGATATACGACTTCTGGTGGCTTAGATTTCCACAGCTGTTTTGTCCTTTATTGTTTAGAACATGGGCTGGATCATCTTCTTTACACTTATTTAGACTATTACAG TTTATTTTCTTCAAACTGCCCCATTTTGAATGATAAAGCACTGCATGAAGCtcatccttggtttgaatttctaGTGTACTGCCGAAGCATTGCCAGCAGTCCTGGAG ATGCCAATTTGATTTTCCAGGCAAGTCTGGCAAATGCCCAAATCTTAATTCCTAGCAACCAGGCCAGTGTGAGTACTATGCTGTTGGAGGGACGGACACTTCTTGCCCTTGCCACAACCATGTATACATCTGGAGGAATTGACCAG GTTGTTCGGAATGGAGACAGAGGAGAGAAGGTGGATACCCAGCTCTTCCGAATGGCCCTTGCGCCTTATCCCAAGCTCAGAGCGGCCCTCTTCCCCCAGTGCACCTTGCATGGACTCCTGCCTCCCGACATCTCTCTCTACCATCTTCTTCAG TCATTAGTTCCATTTGATCCTGCTAAATTGTTTGGCTGGCAGTCAACAAATGCACTTGCCATTCCCG ATATTTGCAGTGATCTTCCTCACTTCTCTTGCCCCACTCTGGTCAACAAATATGCCATCGTAGAACGTCTAGACTTCTCCTACTACTTGCGCCACAAACGCCCCTCTTTTGCTTTTGGGACTTTTATAGTTCAGCAGCTGGTGAAGAGCAAAACCCCAAAGCAGCT GATCCAGCAAGCAGGCACTGAGGCCTACTCTTTGGCTCTCTCTTCCTTTTATGTGCCTTCTGTGGCTGCAGCCTGTGTCTGCTTTTTGGAGCTGCTGGGCTTGGACAGCCTCAAACTCCGGGTGGAtgttaaagctgcaaatgtaatCTTGAGCTTCATGTCTAGAAGAGAGGAGCCTCAGCACAACTCTATCAGGCAGTCCTTGG TTGAAAAGCTAACAGAGCTCGCTAGTGGACAAAAGACAGCAGCAGAAGAGCTCCTTCTCTGCTTGGAGGAAGCAGTTTGGGATAAAATTGAGCATCAAGACACAGAAAA GACATCCAGTGATGCAAGAAAGCAGTGGTCTTTGGTGGTCCAGTTTTGCCGGCTCCACAACATCAAGCTGAGTCCATCTTACCTGAAAGTGTGTGCTAGGTCCAACAAGTGGCTGCAGTTTATCATTGAAGCCCAGATGTATAGCTACCAACTAAGTGAG GTGATCCCCATCCTCCGGGACTTCCCCTGTCCTTTGCAAGATCACATGAGGCTGGCCTTGGAGACTCTGCAGACCTCAGACTGCTCTCAGCTGGAAAACCAAGGGAGCAGCTCCAACCCACTAAAGTGGGAGCCAAAGTCAAACACGGATGAGCTCTTTTACATTCTGCTGCAGTGTCAGAAGCAGCCTCATCCCTGGCGTTACCTTCTGGGTGAAGCAGTGAAGCACCATGTACCTGTCTTGAGTACGCTGGCAGCATGCTTCCAG GATGCCCCTATTATCCATTGTCTCTGTGTTTGGATAATAACATCCTTAGACAGCTCCACCATGGCAGAAGTGACAAATCTCATCGAAGGCTCCCTTGAAACCCATGAGTGGCATCTTATGGACTTGGCCACCCTCTGGCAGACACTTTTAAGGAGGCAGAAGAGCCGAACACTTCTTCTTGGCTTTCAGTTCTTTCTGAAG GATTCCCCTTTGAAGATGATGCTGGACGTATATGAATTATGCATGGATTACAAGAATTACAGTGAAGCCTCAACCAAGCTCCTTGCATTTCAAGACAGTCTTTCAAAG CTTCAAGGCACACTTGAGCTGCCAGATCCCACCCTACCATTACCCTGGATGGAGTTGCAGGCCTCATTTCTTCTTGAACTGATGCTACAGCAGTGTAGGACAGAGTATGAGCTGGGAAAACTCCTTCAGCTTTTTGCAGATACAGACACCCTTCTTCCTCATG GGCCAGAGATGAAGAAGCTGAGTGCCCTCACCCGCATCTTGAAGGGCTCACCCGTCTCGGTGGATCGTGCCCTTCTCAGCAATTATACCCCTGAGAACTTCCAGAAAGAATGCAGAAGAATTTTGGGGCAACTGCAAGAGAGGAACTCTTTCTCCGTGGCACGGAGCGTGGCAGAACTGGCGGAGCTGCCTGTGGACAACGTGGTGATCCAGGAG GTGCTCCAGAATATACGCCACCTGAAACAGATTGGCCACTGGCCCCAGAAGCGGACAAGGATCGAGTTCTGGAAGAAGTGTCATGAGAACTATGTGAGAAATGCCATCTCAAAGCAAGCCGCCTCTGACTTCTTCTTGGCTCAGGCAGAAAGCGTGTCAGAACCAGCGGGTGGAGAGAAAACTTGCAGCCTTCTGGAGAGGCAGCTTTTGCTTACCTTGGCTGGCCACTGGCTGGCCAAAAGTGACCCTGTTCCACTCAGTGAGCTTGAACGCATAGAGAAGGAGATTTGGCTTTGCTGCATCACCCAGCAGGCTTTGAGCCAGAGCACAGTGCAAGCCCCGCATACCTTTACCCACCAGATTTCAGTGACTGGCGAGCTGTCCTTTGACTCCTTAGCCAGGGAGTTCTCTTTTTCCAAGTTGGCTGCTTTAAATGTGCCTGAGTACTTGCGGCTTGAGGGCTTACCGCACCCCGATGCCTCCCCAGATCCGCTTCTGGGCGCGGAAGTGGAATCGCTGAGCTGCTTGATTGGCCGCCTCCTGGATGAGGGCAGCGTGCATGAAGCCAGCCGCGTTTCCCGCTATTTCAACTTCTACAGCAGAGACGTCTCGCTGGTCCTCCACTGCCGTGCGCTGGCCTCCGAAGAAGCCCCCCAGAGCTGGTTTCACCCAGAGATCCAAGCAATCCTTGCAACCCAGGAAAAGGGGggaagcaaggaggaggagaagaagaaggatggGGAGGAGGTGCCTCAAAAGAACCGGCTGCAGAGCA cctcaagCTTGGAGGGCTGGTCCTTTGTGGGGGTCTCATGTGCAAACAGTGAGATTGTGGGCGGCTTGCAGGCACTGACAGCGCAGTGTGTCCATGGACGGAACTACTGCCGACAGGTCCTCTGCCTCTACGAACTGTCtaag GAGCTAGGCTGCTCCTTCAGTGAGATCTCTGCACATGACCCTGAGAAGCTCCTCCGGGTAATCCTGTCATCTCAGCAGCCGGACAGGTGCAAAAGGGCCCAGGCATTTATCAGCACCCAGGGGCTGGGGCCAGAGAATGTGGCAGAGCTTGTGGCGGATGAAGTCATGCGGGAGCTGCTGGCGCCATCGCACAGAAAAGACG GGCAAAAGCAGGTCCTGAATCCCGCAGAGGAGAGTGAGGCGTTTCTGCAGCTGGCCAAACTGTGCCCCGACCGCATCCTGGTTGGCATGAAGCTGTTGGATAAAATTGCATCGGTGCCCCCTGGAGAGCTTGCTTGCA CTACAGAGCTCCTGATCCTGGCCCACAATTGTTTCAGCTTGACTTGCCACATGGAAGGGATCACGCGTGTCCTCCAAGCTGCCCGGCTGCTCACAGATGAACACTTGGCACCCAGCGAAGAGTATGGGCTTGTG GTCCGGCTCCTTACTGGCATTGGCAGATACAATGAGATGACGTACATCTTCGACCTGCTACATGAGAAGCACTACTTTGAGGTGCTGATGAGAAAGAAGCTGGATCCG AGCGGGACGCTCAAGACGGCCCTGCTAGACTACATCAAGCGCTGCCGCCCGGGGGACAGCGAGAAGCACAACATGATTGCGCTCTGCTTCAGCATGTGCCGGGAAATCGGGGAGAACCATGAGGCAGCAGCTCACATCCAGCTGAAGCTCATTGAATCCCAGCCATGGG AGGAGTGTCTCCAAAATGTGCCAGGCCTGAAAAAACTCCTGATGAAAGCCCTGACGCTCTTCATTGATGCTGCCGAGAGCTATTCCAAG GACTTCTGTGTGCGCCAGTCCTTGCGCTGTAACCGGCTGACCAAACTCATTACGCTGcagctccattttctcaacacCAACCAGAGCACAAAGCTGATCAACCTGAGCAGGAGGAGTCTGCTGGAGTGCCTCATGTCCTTGCCCAGGTTCTACCAG GCTGCCATTGTGGCTGAAGCCTATGACTTTGTCCCTGACTGGGCAGAGGTCCTCTACCAGCAAGTGATTGTGAAGGGTGACTTCAACTACTTGGAGGAGTACAAGCAGCGGGGCCTGCTCAAAGCCAGCATCATCGAGGAGATTGCCCGCAA GCTCAAGCAGCACCCAAGCAGTGAGCCTGCCCTGAGAAACCTGAAGAAGCTCTTGACCTATTGCGACGACATCTACGTCTATTACAAACTTGCATACGACAACCAGTTCTACGATGTAGTGAACATGCTCCTCAAGGATGCTCAGACAGGCTGCTGCTTGAATGACCTGTTGGCAAACTAG